From the Synechococcus sp. HK01-R genome, one window contains:
- a CDS encoding aspartate aminotransferase family protein, protein MGTYGRFPITLVRGQGCWVRDHRGRRYLDAVAGIATCTLGHSDPAMRRDLSQQLRRLQHVSNLYRIQEQEDLARWLVDHSCADSVFFCNSGAEANEAAIKLARKHGHTVRGIDRPVILTAQSSFHGRTLAAVSATGQPRYHAGFEPMVEGFETFPYNDLHGFEALLNRMEANGPRVAAVLLEPLQGEGGVNPGTVDFFRAVREHCSQREILLILDEVQTGMGRTGCLWGYEQLGIEPDAFTLAKGLGGGHAIGALLVQQHADHFQPGDHASTFGGNPFACRAGLTVARELQRRHLLANVDARAEQLRTGLQTLVARHPDQLSGVRGWGLLQGLVLREEGSFQAADVVKAALDQGLLLVAAGPQVVRMVPPLVINRREVTSLIRRLAAALESLQA, encoded by the coding sequence ATGGGGACCTACGGACGCTTCCCGATCACCCTTGTGCGTGGTCAGGGTTGCTGGGTGCGTGATCACCGCGGCCGGCGTTATCTCGATGCAGTGGCTGGCATCGCCACCTGCACCCTGGGCCACAGCGACCCGGCGATGCGCAGGGATCTGTCCCAGCAGCTAAGGCGGTTGCAGCATGTGTCGAATCTCTATCGGATTCAGGAGCAGGAAGATCTGGCCCGCTGGCTGGTCGATCACAGCTGTGCTGACAGCGTCTTCTTCTGCAATTCAGGCGCTGAAGCCAATGAAGCGGCCATCAAGCTGGCCCGCAAACACGGTCACACCGTCCGCGGTATCGATCGCCCCGTGATCCTCACAGCCCAATCGAGCTTTCACGGGCGCACCCTGGCAGCGGTCAGCGCCACGGGGCAGCCCCGGTATCACGCGGGCTTTGAACCCATGGTGGAAGGTTTCGAGACCTTCCCCTACAACGACCTCCACGGTTTCGAGGCTCTGCTCAACCGGATGGAGGCCAATGGTCCGCGTGTGGCTGCAGTTCTGCTCGAACCGCTCCAGGGCGAAGGCGGTGTCAATCCCGGCACAGTCGACTTCTTCCGTGCCGTGAGGGAGCACTGCAGCCAGCGCGAGATCCTGCTGATCCTCGATGAGGTGCAAACGGGCATGGGTCGAACCGGTTGTCTCTGGGGCTATGAGCAGCTGGGCATCGAACCGGATGCCTTCACGCTGGCCAAGGGCCTTGGCGGTGGACATGCGATCGGGGCCCTGCTGGTGCAGCAGCACGCCGACCATTTCCAGCCAGGTGACCACGCCAGCACATTCGGGGGCAATCCTTTTGCCTGTCGCGCCGGACTCACCGTGGCCAGGGAGCTCCAACGTCGTCACCTACTGGCCAATGTCGATGCCAGAGCCGAGCAGCTGCGAACGGGTCTGCAAACCTTGGTAGCGCGTCATCCCGACCAACTCAGCGGCGTACGTGGCTGGGGGCTCTTGCAGGGTCTTGTCCTGCGGGAGGAGGGATCGTTCCAAGCCGCCGACGTCGTGAAAGCAGCCCTTGATCAGGGGTTACTGCTGGTGGCGGCCGGTCCACAGGTGGTGCGGATGGTGCCACCGCTGGTGATCAATCGCCGCGAGGTGACGAGTCTGATTCGCCGCCTTGCTGCCGCTCTGGAGAGCCTGCAGGCGTGA
- a CDS encoding folylpolyglutamate synthase/dihydrofolate synthase family protein, giving the protein MNFNDLLPPFDQRGMDLSLARMNRALKQLGSPTESIPAVQVVGTNGKGSIATLIHSALTAAGIHSGLTTSPHLIDWCERIRVDGQTIRPETLRQRLIELQPLARQENLTPFELLITAALIHFQAESVQWLVLEAGLGGRLDATTAHPNRPLVAVASIGLDHCEHLGGTLTAVAEEKAAVIQAGATVISAPQAAEVNAVLARRCDQVGAQLIQVSPLGADWQLGLGGIWQRDNGAVALEVLQQIATRGWPVDAASIRHGFAAARWPGRLQPLLWRQRQVLVDGAHNPPAAERLAGERAHWSGQSLGLNWILGIQSHKEAPAMLRSLLQPQDRAWIVPLNGHRSWSAEALKASCPELATQLREADGREPVETALEQLEQAGWPQARPVIAGSLYLLGDLLGRGLLRAE; this is encoded by the coding sequence GTGAATTTCAACGATCTGCTCCCGCCGTTTGATCAGCGGGGCATGGATCTCTCCCTGGCGCGGATGAACCGTGCGTTGAAACAGCTGGGATCCCCCACCGAAAGCATCCCCGCGGTGCAGGTGGTGGGCACCAACGGCAAAGGCTCCATTGCCACGCTGATTCACAGCGCCCTCACGGCGGCCGGAATCCACTCCGGTCTCACCACGTCTCCCCATCTGATCGACTGGTGCGAACGCATCCGCGTGGATGGGCAGACCATCCGGCCTGAAACCCTGCGCCAACGACTGATCGAGCTTCAGCCGCTGGCGCGCCAGGAAAACCTCACGCCTTTCGAGCTGCTCATCACCGCGGCCCTGATTCACTTCCAAGCCGAATCCGTTCAATGGCTCGTGCTGGAAGCCGGCCTGGGCGGACGCCTGGATGCGACCACGGCCCACCCGAATCGCCCCCTGGTGGCGGTGGCCTCGATCGGCCTCGATCACTGTGAGCATCTGGGGGGGACGCTGACGGCGGTGGCGGAAGAGAAAGCGGCCGTCATCCAAGCCGGTGCCACGGTGATCAGCGCCCCCCAGGCAGCCGAGGTGAACGCCGTGCTCGCCCGCCGCTGCGATCAGGTGGGAGCCCAACTGATTCAAGTCAGCCCCCTGGGTGCCGACTGGCAGCTGGGGCTGGGTGGCATCTGGCAACGGGACAACGGCGCTGTGGCGCTGGAGGTGCTGCAGCAGATCGCCACCCGAGGCTGGCCGGTGGATGCGGCCAGCATTCGCCACGGCTTCGCCGCGGCCCGATGGCCAGGACGTCTTCAACCACTGCTCTGGCGCCAGCGACAGGTTCTGGTGGATGGCGCCCATAATCCGCCAGCGGCCGAGCGACTCGCAGGGGAGCGCGCCCATTGGAGCGGTCAGAGTCTGGGTTTGAACTGGATTCTGGGCATTCAGAGCCACAAGGAGGCTCCAGCGATGCTTCGCAGCCTGCTGCAACCCCAGGACCGGGCTTGGATCGTGCCGCTGAACGGCCACCGCAGTTGGAGCGCAGAGGCCCTCAAGGCCTCCTGCCCAGAACTCGCAACCCAGCTGCGAGAGGCCGACGGCCGCGAGCCAGTGGAAACCGCCCTGGAGCAGCTGGAACAGGCGGGATGGCCGCAGGCGCGCCCGGTGATTGCCGGATCGCTCTATCTGCTGGGGGATCTGCTCGGGCGCGGCCTTCTCCGGGCAGAGTGA
- a CDS encoding pentapeptide repeat-containing protein, whose amino-acid sequence MPNLLLSLRRWLNHFLISALLIGLAFGPIEAVQALDTSSGVGLQDKALFQERVDYTLTNQSGHDFHGQDLRNTSFAGAVGRGADFSAADLHGAIFTQGAFADADFRGADLSDALMDRADFTGTDLREALLSGVIASGSSFAGARIEGADFSDALLDRDDVRRLCQDAEGVHPGTGVATRDSLGC is encoded by the coding sequence ATGCCAAACCTTTTGCTGTCGCTACGCCGCTGGCTGAACCACTTCCTGATCAGCGCACTCCTGATCGGCCTGGCCTTTGGCCCCATCGAAGCAGTGCAGGCGTTGGACACCAGTTCTGGAGTGGGCCTTCAGGACAAGGCACTGTTTCAGGAGCGGGTGGATTACACCCTCACCAATCAAAGCGGCCATGACTTCCATGGTCAGGACCTGAGGAACACATCGTTTGCCGGCGCCGTGGGCCGAGGCGCCGATTTCAGCGCTGCCGATCTGCACGGAGCCATCTTCACCCAGGGGGCCTTCGCTGATGCTGATTTCAGAGGCGCCGATCTGTCCGATGCCCTGATGGACCGGGCTGATTTCACGGGCACCGACCTGCGCGAGGCGCTGCTGAGCGGCGTGATTGCATCCGGGAGCAGCTTCGCCGGGGCCCGCATCGAAGGGGCAGATTTCAGCGATGCCCTGCTGGATCGTGATGATGTGCGCCGCTTATGCCAAGACGCAGAGGGCGTCCATCCCGGCACTGGCGTGGCCACCCGCGACAGTCTGGGCTGTTAA
- a CDS encoding FAD-binding oxidoreductase, with amino-acid sequence MEPRVLEGLLEELTGLEQLSVWRDPADLERFSRDAYDYSPVLLERLRSCRADLVVRPESVAAVMAVAAACARHQVPLTLRGAGTGNYGQCVPLEGGVVMVMTALNRVRAIEADSGVVEVESGCLLKELDQSLGACGRQLRLLPSTWRSASVGGFIAGGSGGIGSVRWGFLRDPGHLLGLELVTLEPDPRLLRLDGADAEALNHAYGTNGILTALQLATAPRVPWQEVSIDCDDWGDALQLATLCQRSALELHLCTLLDRSIVDRLPPWSGLAGGRHRLLLLVAPDGVATLERLAARSNAIIVRIGAEAAHRGNGLRELSWNHTTLHCRSAEPGWTYLQMLLPQPEQALIEALRVDWGDDLLWHLEGVRHWGGARLAALPLVRWRGVEALDRLMAQCRSLGAVLFNPHVLTVEDGGLGVIDGDQVAAKARFDPKGLLNPGKLRGWTG; translated from the coding sequence ATGGAACCGAGAGTTCTGGAGGGATTGCTCGAGGAGCTCACCGGGCTGGAGCAGCTGAGCGTTTGGCGTGATCCCGCTGATCTGGAGCGATTCTCCCGTGATGCCTACGACTATTCACCGGTGCTGCTTGAGCGGCTGAGGAGCTGCCGTGCCGATCTGGTGGTGCGCCCTGAGAGCGTTGCTGCCGTGATGGCGGTGGCTGCTGCCTGTGCACGCCATCAGGTGCCGCTCACCCTTAGGGGAGCGGGGACGGGGAATTACGGCCAGTGCGTGCCTCTCGAGGGGGGGGTGGTGATGGTGATGACAGCCCTGAATCGTGTGCGCGCCATCGAGGCCGACAGCGGCGTGGTGGAGGTGGAGAGCGGTTGTCTGCTCAAGGAGTTGGATCAGTCTCTCGGTGCCTGCGGTCGTCAGCTCCGCTTGCTGCCGAGCACCTGGCGCAGCGCCAGCGTGGGTGGCTTCATCGCCGGGGGATCCGGCGGTATCGGTTCGGTGCGCTGGGGATTCCTCAGGGATCCAGGTCATCTGCTCGGCCTTGAGCTGGTGACCCTGGAGCCGGACCCACGGTTGCTGCGGCTTGACGGGGCCGATGCCGAAGCCCTTAATCACGCCTACGGAACCAACGGAATCCTCACGGCTCTGCAGCTGGCCACGGCGCCGAGGGTGCCGTGGCAGGAAGTGAGCATCGACTGTGATGACTGGGGAGATGCCCTGCAGTTGGCCACGCTCTGTCAGCGCTCCGCCCTTGAGCTGCATCTCTGCACCCTGCTCGATCGATCGATTGTCGATCGTCTGCCCCCTTGGAGTGGTCTTGCGGGTGGCCGTCATCGTTTGCTGCTGCTGGTGGCACCTGATGGTGTTGCCACGCTTGAGCGTCTTGCCGCCCGCTCCAACGCCATCATCGTGCGAATCGGAGCGGAGGCCGCCCACCGCGGCAACGGTCTGCGGGAGCTGAGCTGGAACCACACCACGCTGCACTGCCGAAGCGCAGAGCCCGGTTGGACCTACCTGCAGATGCTGCTTCCCCAGCCAGAACAGGCTCTGATCGAGGCCTTGCGGGTCGACTGGGGGGATGATCTGCTTTGGCATCTCGAGGGGGTGCGCCATTGGGGTGGGGCCCGCCTGGCCGCTCTGCCACTGGTGCGTTGGCGCGGCGTTGAGGCTCTGGACCGTTTGATGGCGCAGTGCCGTTCCCTCGGCGCGGTTTTGTTTAACCCCCATGTGCTCACGGTGGAGGACGGGGGGCTGGGGGTCATTGATGGTGACCAGGTGGCGGCCAAGGCTCGGTTTGATCCCAAGGGGTTGCTCAACCCGGGAAAGCTGAGGGGCTGGACGGGCTGA
- a CDS encoding amidohydrolase family protein translates to MNRSFSSTVQQGGAGGSIRAWVPDLLLQLPEQARPRSSAEGLVAVELDWQGGVLTALRPLGADQPPPDGMVLPRLVEPHAHLDKAFSWSEHPNLSGTYDGAMAANLREHQTRTAEQVHARGERALRLACRHGLRAIRSHVDSLGPGAVCSWEALLDLRQHWRDRIDLQLVALLPVEHWSSSDGQRLAAWIASRGGLLGGVIPSPCPVRKMRAALRRLLELAEQLGCGVDLHIDEADAYPAAGVGQLLRSMDGLSLSVPVTCSHASSLALLGAEPLRRLADRIAEHQLQVVALPLTNGWLLGRQGDRTPYCRPLAPIRQLQRAGVGVAVGGDNIQDCWFPGGNLDPLALMAASLFKAHLAPWERLGLEPFSSEAARLMGLIWDGVLRPGAPADLMRLEASSWSEALSEPPRRRVLINGEWLDAFPGHAELQH, encoded by the coding sequence GTGAATCGTTCCTTCAGCTCCACAGTTCAGCAGGGTGGCGCAGGTGGAAGCATCAGGGCCTGGGTGCCCGATTTGCTGCTTCAGCTTCCGGAGCAGGCGAGGCCTCGCTCGAGCGCTGAAGGATTGGTCGCCGTTGAGCTGGATTGGCAGGGGGGTGTGCTCACGGCACTGCGGCCGCTTGGCGCCGATCAGCCGCCGCCGGACGGCATGGTGCTGCCGCGCCTGGTGGAGCCCCATGCCCATCTCGACAAGGCCTTCAGCTGGTCGGAGCATCCCAATCTCAGTGGCACCTACGACGGGGCGATGGCGGCCAATCTGCGGGAGCACCAGACCCGCACGGCCGAGCAGGTGCATGCCCGCGGTGAACGGGCTCTGCGTTTGGCCTGCCGCCATGGCCTCAGAGCGATCCGCAGTCATGTCGACAGCCTCGGACCCGGTGCCGTTTGCAGCTGGGAGGCCCTGCTGGATCTGCGCCAGCACTGGCGTGATCGCATCGACCTGCAGCTGGTTGCCCTGTTGCCGGTGGAGCACTGGTCAAGCTCCGATGGGCAGCGCCTGGCGGCCTGGATCGCCTCCCGGGGCGGCTTGCTCGGAGGGGTGATTCCATCCCCGTGCCCAGTTCGGAAGATGCGTGCTGCCTTGCGTCGCTTGCTGGAGCTCGCCGAGCAGCTCGGCTGCGGGGTGGATCTGCATATCGATGAGGCCGATGCTTACCCTGCCGCCGGAGTGGGACAGCTGCTGCGAAGCATGGATGGGCTGTCGCTGTCTGTGCCGGTCACCTGTAGCCATGCCAGCAGCCTGGCCCTGCTTGGGGCTGAACCGCTGCGACGGCTCGCGGATCGGATTGCCGAGCATCAGCTTCAGGTGGTGGCCCTGCCCCTCACCAACGGTTGGCTGCTGGGTCGCCAGGGAGATCGCACGCCCTATTGCCGGCCCCTGGCTCCGATTCGTCAGCTCCAGAGGGCCGGCGTGGGTGTCGCGGTGGGAGGCGACAACATTCAGGACTGCTGGTTCCCTGGCGGCAACCTCGATCCGCTGGCGTTGATGGCTGCCAGCTTGTTCAAGGCGCATCTGGCTCCTTGGGAAAGGCTTGGACTGGAACCCTTCAGCAGCGAAGCAGCCCGGTTGATGGGCCTGATCTGGGATGGGGTTTTGCGGCCTGGAGCGCCGGCGGATCTGATGCGTCTCGAGGCGTCGAGTTGGTCTGAGGCGCTGTCGGAGCCGCCCCGTCGGCGCGTGTTGATCAACGGCGAATGGCTGGATGCGTTCCCGGGCCACGCAGAGTTGCAACACTGA
- a CDS encoding DUF4359 domain-containing protein, whose protein sequence is MVLAAGSALVVTNPSMGDYKQHAGAQLVRLATEELCDRQGLPMVLRLWIRDCPRLVADQRAGLETLAGRFTQRLNLGVASVFTTRVGGQDLLPSLRLPGYTITTLGLAGHFITLSSRADGGRLE, encoded by the coding sequence ATGGTTCTTGCTGCCGGCAGTGCCCTGGTGGTGACCAACCCCTCCATGGGCGATTACAAGCAGCACGCCGGTGCTCAGCTGGTGCGACTCGCCACCGAGGAGCTGTGCGACCGCCAGGGGTTGCCCATGGTGCTACGCCTCTGGATCCGAGATTGTCCCCGTCTGGTGGCTGATCAGCGTGCCGGCCTGGAAACCCTGGCTGGCCGTTTCACGCAGCGTCTCAATCTTGGTGTGGCCAGCGTGTTCACCACCAGGGTGGGCGGTCAGGATCTTCTCCCGTCGCTGCGATTGCCTGGGTACACGATCACCACCCTCGGCCTGGCCGGTCATTTCATCACCCTCAGCAGCCGTGCTGATGGGGGGCGGCTGGAGTGA
- a CDS encoding DUF1611 domain-containing protein, with translation MLRADHPVVLLQHGGLDSLTGKTGLAMLRHRRGPIVAVIDPAHAGADLEAVTGIPRAVPVVADLQSALPLGPAVAVVGLAPSGGRLPEPVRADALAALRAGLSLASGLHTRLADDPELKAACRPDCWIWDLRCEPPGLVVAQARAAALPQQRVLAVGTDMAVGKMSACLALQAAAERRGLPSAFIGTGQAGILISGAGVPLDAVRVDYAAGAVEAAVLQGAEALPVEGMVLVEGQGSLCHPGSTATLPLLRGSQPTALLMVHRAGQGTIERLPEVPLPPLAELVQLCEGLAAIARPVQAGPPAKVRALALNTARLEPAEAQQAVDAIAAELNLPCADPLRIVAGCHGADLLLDALLTP, from the coding sequence ATGCTTCGCGCTGACCATCCCGTGGTGCTTCTCCAGCATGGCGGGCTGGATTCACTCACCGGAAAGACCGGCCTGGCGATGCTTCGGCACCGTCGCGGCCCGATCGTGGCTGTGATTGACCCGGCTCATGCAGGGGCAGACCTCGAGGCAGTCACAGGGATTCCGCGCGCCGTACCGGTGGTGGCAGATCTCCAGTCGGCTCTCCCCTTGGGTCCCGCGGTGGCGGTGGTGGGTCTGGCTCCCTCGGGGGGGCGCTTGCCGGAGCCGGTGCGGGCCGATGCTCTGGCGGCCCTACGGGCTGGCCTCAGCCTGGCCAGTGGCCTGCATACCCGCTTGGCAGACGATCCCGAGCTCAAAGCGGCCTGCCGGCCCGATTGCTGGATCTGGGATCTGCGCTGCGAACCCCCTGGTCTTGTGGTGGCCCAGGCCAGGGCAGCAGCCCTTCCCCAGCAACGTGTGCTGGCGGTGGGCACCGACATGGCGGTTGGCAAGATGAGCGCTTGTCTGGCCCTGCAGGCCGCGGCCGAACGTCGTGGCCTGCCGAGCGCCTTCATCGGGACAGGTCAGGCGGGGATCCTGATCAGTGGGGCCGGTGTGCCGCTGGATGCCGTGCGAGTGGATTACGCCGCTGGGGCGGTGGAGGCCGCTGTCCTGCAGGGGGCGGAAGCCCTGCCGGTGGAAGGGATGGTGTTGGTGGAGGGGCAGGGCTCCCTTTGCCATCCAGGATCCACGGCCACGCTGCCCCTGCTGCGGGGGAGTCAGCCCACGGCGTTGCTGATGGTGCATCGGGCCGGACAGGGCACGATCGAGCGTCTTCCTGAGGTGCCCTTGCCCCCGCTGGCGGAGCTGGTGCAGCTCTGCGAAGGTCTCGCTGCGATCGCTCGTCCTGTTCAGGCGGGGCCGCCTGCCAAGGTGCGGGCGCTGGCGCTGAACACCGCGCGCCTGGAGCCGGCGGAGGCGCAACAAGCCGTGGACGCGATCGCCGCTGAACTGAATCTGCCCTGTGCGGATCCCCTCCGCATCGTTGCTGGCTGCCATGGCGCCGACCTGTTGCTCGATGCCTTATTGACGCCCTGA
- a CDS encoding dipeptide epimerase codes for MGWALRRFPLSKAVPLAISRGTTASVEHLLLQLEAEGCIGLGETGGFDTGHRHYAIDALQAELESVLPLLDSLDPADRGAIADRIAPLSPPARCAIDLALWDWWGKRLGQPLWRLLALPVERPVETWSVATSVTLGLASVDRVLERLQRWWQLLPASRIKLKLGSPDGLDHDRALLEAVAEAIEREGQRRQEPLELQVDANGGWTLDQARRMLSHLQAHGVVLLEQPLPAQVDPEADRLAFARLKPDCPLPLVADESCWDLNDLLRLAPHVDGVNLKLLKTGGLSEALLMALVAHRLNLALMVGCYSDSTLLNGAAAQLLPLIRWPDLDSHLNLVDDPFTGLPISADRLGVPRTLGLGIDWQEVRL; via the coding sequence ATGGGCTGGGCCCTGCGGCGATTCCCCCTCTCCAAGGCTGTGCCCCTGGCGATCAGTCGGGGCACGACCGCGTCAGTGGAGCATCTGTTGCTGCAGCTGGAGGCGGAGGGCTGCATCGGTCTGGGGGAAACCGGTGGTTTCGACACCGGCCATCGCCACTACGCCATCGATGCCCTTCAGGCCGAGTTGGAGTCGGTGCTGCCTCTGTTGGACTCCCTGGATCCTGCCGATCGCGGGGCAATCGCGGATCGGATCGCTCCCCTTTCCCCCCCGGCTCGGTGCGCCATCGACCTCGCCCTTTGGGACTGGTGGGGCAAGCGACTTGGCCAGCCCCTCTGGCGACTGCTGGCCCTGCCGGTCGAGAGGCCCGTCGAGACGTGGTCTGTCGCCACCAGTGTCACCCTCGGCTTGGCCTCGGTGGACCGGGTGCTTGAGCGACTTCAGCGTTGGTGGCAGCTGCTGCCGGCTTCGCGGATCAAATTGAAGCTCGGCAGCCCGGATGGTCTCGACCATGATCGGGCCCTGCTGGAGGCCGTGGCAGAGGCGATCGAGCGGGAGGGACAACGCCGGCAAGAGCCCTTGGAGCTGCAGGTGGATGCCAATGGAGGCTGGACGCTGGACCAGGCCCGGCGGATGCTCAGCCACCTTCAAGCCCATGGGGTGGTGCTGCTGGAGCAACCCCTTCCGGCTCAGGTCGATCCAGAGGCGGACCGCCTTGCCTTTGCAAGGTTGAAGCCCGATTGTCCGCTTCCTCTCGTGGCGGATGAAAGTTGCTGGGATCTGAACGATCTGCTTCGGCTTGCCCCCCATGTCGATGGGGTCAACCTCAAGTTGCTCAAAACCGGAGGCTTGAGTGAGGCTCTGCTCATGGCCCTGGTCGCCCATCGCCTCAATCTGGCGCTGATGGTGGGTTGCTATTCCGACAGCACCTTGCTCAATGGAGCCGCCGCCCAGCTGTTGCCCTTGATTCGTTGGCCGGATTTAGACAGTCATCTCAACCTTGTCGACGATCCCTTCACGGGCTTACCCATCAGTGCGGACCGCCTGGGAGTGCCCAGGACCCTCGGCCTCGGGATTGATTGGCAGGAGGTGAGGCTCTGA
- the miaB gene encoding tRNA (N6-isopentenyl adenosine(37)-C2)-methylthiotransferase MiaB, translating to MNKADSERMAGILEAMGYREASAELEADLVLYNTCTIRDNAEQKVYSYLGRQAQRKRSNPNLTLVVAGCVAQQEGESLLRRVPELDLVMGPQHANRLETLLQQVDSGQQVVATEEHHILEDITTARRDSTICGWVNVIYGCNERCTYCVVPSVRGKEQSRLPEAIRLEMEGLAAQGFKEITLLGQNIDAYGRDLPGITSEGRRQHTLTDLLHQVHDVKGIERLRFATSHPRYFTERLIDACADLPKVCEHFHIPFQSGDNDVLRAMARGYTVERYRRIIDRIRERMPDAAISADVIVAFPGETDAQYRRTLDLVEAIGFDQVNTAAYSPRPNTPAADWDNQLAEDVKVARLQELNALVERTARERNARYAGRIEEVLAEGINPKDTSQLMGRTRTNRLTFFSARSEDGRSFQPGDTVKIRIDAVRSFSLSGTPVSG from the coding sequence ATGAACAAGGCCGATTCCGAGCGGATGGCCGGCATCCTCGAGGCCATGGGCTACAGGGAGGCCAGCGCAGAGCTTGAAGCCGATCTGGTGCTCTACAACACCTGCACAATCCGAGACAACGCCGAGCAGAAGGTTTACAGCTATCTAGGCCGGCAGGCCCAACGCAAACGCAGCAATCCCAATCTCACCCTGGTCGTCGCTGGCTGCGTGGCCCAGCAGGAGGGTGAGTCGCTGCTCCGCCGTGTGCCCGAACTCGACCTGGTGATGGGCCCCCAACATGCCAACCGCCTGGAAACGCTCCTCCAACAGGTGGACAGCGGCCAGCAGGTGGTGGCCACCGAAGAGCACCACATCCTCGAAGACATCACCACCGCCCGCCGCGACAGCACGATCTGCGGTTGGGTGAACGTGATCTACGGCTGCAACGAACGCTGCACTTACTGCGTGGTGCCTTCGGTGCGCGGTAAGGAGCAATCACGGCTCCCGGAGGCGATCCGACTCGAGATGGAGGGACTGGCAGCCCAGGGCTTCAAGGAAATCACGCTGCTGGGGCAAAACATCGATGCCTACGGAAGGGATCTACCCGGGATCACCAGCGAGGGCCGTCGCCAACACACCCTCACGGACCTACTCCACCAGGTGCATGACGTGAAGGGCATCGAGCGTCTGCGCTTCGCCACCAGCCATCCCCGCTACTTCACCGAACGGCTGATCGATGCCTGTGCGGATCTGCCCAAGGTGTGCGAACACTTCCATATCCCATTCCAAAGCGGCGACAACGATGTCCTGCGTGCCATGGCGCGCGGCTACACGGTGGAGCGCTATCGCCGCATCATTGACCGGATCCGTGAGCGGATGCCGGATGCAGCGATCAGTGCCGATGTGATTGTCGCCTTCCCTGGAGAGACCGACGCCCAATACCGGCGCACTCTCGATCTTGTCGAAGCGATCGGCTTCGATCAGGTGAATACGGCGGCCTATTCGCCGAGGCCGAACACGCCGGCGGCCGACTGGGACAACCAACTGGCCGAAGACGTGAAGGTAGCTCGCCTGCAGGAACTGAACGCCCTCGTGGAGCGCACGGCCCGCGAGCGCAATGCCCGGTATGCAGGCCGGATCGAGGAGGTGCTCGCTGAGGGTATCAATCCCAAGGACACCAGCCAGCTGATGGGACGGACTCGGACCAACCGGCTCACCTTTTTCAGTGCACGGTCTGAGGATGGCCGCAGCTTCCAACCCGGAGACACCGTGAAGATCCGCATTGACGCGGTGCGTTCCTTCTCCCTCAGTGGCACCCCTGTCAGCGGCTGA
- a CDS encoding D-alanine--D-alanine ligase family protein, whose protein sequence is MPSSSVRVGVVFGGASGEHAVSIRSASTVITALRSAANRERFEVTPFYIDPEGRWWPEAVAEAVLTSGQAAENSDLPDPLPPQGFGGLPSGAESIDVWYPVLHGPNGEDGTVQGLFTLMGKPFVGAGVLGSAVGMDKLAMKAAFAAAGLAQVPYVGLNAEQLTKPEERSKLLECIEAELGYPCFVKPANLGSSVGISKARTRQELNEGLDLAAELDQRIVVEKGVKARELECAVIGVKTLEASVVGEIRFDADWYDYTTKYSDGLSHTLIPAPIASHHSDQVRQMALAACRALCVSGMARVDFFYDDHQDRLWINEINTLPGFTSLSMYPMLWNASGLPLETLVARLVENARE, encoded by the coding sequence ATGCCCAGCTCTTCAGTTCGCGTCGGCGTGGTGTTCGGTGGTGCCTCAGGAGAGCACGCGGTCTCGATCCGGTCGGCCAGCACCGTGATCACCGCCCTGCGCAGCGCTGCAAACCGAGAGCGTTTCGAGGTCACGCCGTTTTATATCGATCCGGAGGGCCGCTGGTGGCCGGAAGCTGTCGCTGAGGCTGTGCTCACCAGCGGCCAAGCGGCTGAGAACAGTGATCTTCCCGATCCCTTACCCCCGCAAGGGTTTGGTGGCCTGCCATCCGGCGCTGAGTCCATCGACGTCTGGTACCCGGTGCTGCATGGTCCGAATGGTGAGGATGGAACCGTGCAGGGCCTCTTCACGCTGATGGGCAAGCCCTTCGTGGGGGCTGGCGTGCTCGGGTCTGCTGTGGGGATGGACAAGCTGGCCATGAAGGCGGCCTTCGCTGCCGCCGGACTCGCCCAGGTGCCCTATGTGGGTCTCAATGCTGAGCAACTCACCAAGCCCGAAGAGCGCTCCAAGCTCCTGGAGTGCATTGAGGCAGAGCTCGGCTATCCCTGTTTTGTGAAACCGGCCAACCTCGGCTCCTCGGTGGGCATCAGCAAAGCGCGCACACGTCAGGAGCTGAACGAAGGCCTCGATCTCGCCGCTGAACTCGACCAGCGCATCGTGGTGGAGAAGGGCGTCAAGGCTCGAGAGCTGGAATGTGCCGTGATCGGTGTCAAAACACTCGAGGCCTCAGTGGTGGGTGAAATCCGCTTTGACGCCGACTGGTACGACTACACGACCAAATACAGCGACGGCCTCAGCCACACCCTGATTCCCGCCCCGATTGCATCCCATCACTCCGATCAAGTGCGCCAGATGGCCCTTGCGGCCTGCCGCGCTCTCTGCGTGAGCGGGATGGCCCGCGTTGATTTTTTCTACGACGACCACCAAGACCGGCTCTGGATCAATGAAATCAACACACTTCCAGGTTTCACCTCCCTGAGCATGTACCCCATGCTCTGGAACGCCAGCGGGCTACCTCTGGAAACACTGGTGGCACGACTGGTGGAGAACGCGCGAGAATGA